The Triplophysa dalaica isolate WHDGS20190420 chromosome 20, ASM1584641v1, whole genome shotgun sequence genome segment TCCTCAGTGcttcttttttttcataaatcaccCAACACGCCCAAGAAATCCCTCCGACAGTCTCTAATCATTGAATAGCTTGCCCCAAACTTATCTCACAATTTGTGCTTTAAACAGACTTgaattatcatttgttttttcaaagacaTCGATTTCTGAGGTCTGAGCGTTGACAGATTTCAGAGTTTCTCggaaatgaataaaacactACAGCTCCTCCTTTCTCTTGATGATAAGCATCCGAACCATATCCGCTATGCGGGGGCGGATTTCCTTCACGGAGACGTCATGACCCCATGCATCCACCACTTTACCATCTGTGTCGATGAGGTATTTCCAAAAGTTCCAGGTTGGCTCTTTTCCTGATGCATCTGTGATCAGAAGAAAGCACAGTAATAAGCAGATCAGatgtactgtaaaaacaaaaagtccTTTTTTGTTGTGCTAAGTAATATAAGGATGCAACAGatatacataaacaaaacatacatacacgTTACATCTTAAAGAGAACAGATTCTTAAAGGTAAAATGATATCATATAATATCAACTTGCTAGAGAAGAGTAAAGGTAGTTCTGGACAATTTAATTCTGAGAATCGAATTTGCTTGCTTGCTTTTTGAGGTTGCAGTAAAATCGACCTCTTGCTGTGGTTATCAAACCTATAACAACTGTACAGTTCCACTCACCCACGAGATATTTGTAAGCATTATTGGCCCCTGTACCGGTCACAGCGATCTTGCTGAACAATGGAAAGGAAACCCCGTAGACTCGCCGCACATAACTGTCGATCTCTTTATCGCTGCCGGGCTCCTGCTGGCCGAACTGGTTGCAGGGGAAAGCCAGCACGTTGAAATGGAAAGGCCCGAAGTCTTTTTGCAGCTGTTGGAGATCTCTGTAGTGTTCATCGGTGAATCCACACTCACTGGCCACATTCACAACCAATGAgacctacacaaacacacaactttcattttttgatAGATAGATTATGCAAGACCAATTATGGTCTAAAAGCCAAACGAAGCCATTAGAGCAAATCTCCAGCCGCACACTGATTTACAAACAGATGAAACAGACTTGCGTGCCACTGTGCCATTGCTAATGGTGCCCTCATGCTACCTCTCCACCCCCTGTTATTTCATCTCTTTTTTACAACTTCACTCTCCTTTGTTTTCACGATGACATTAGGGTATATAGTAATGTTCATAGTAGTAAGACTAGTTATGATTCTTGTAGGATTGGTAAGACTATTCAAACACATGCTGGGGGTAAGATAAGGACAAACTCAATTGTTGGTTTATACCCAAACTGACCCAAACATTGATTGAAACACAGTATTTgagatacaattttattttaattagagCCTGTGTGTTTAAATCAAACGATTATTGacaaatgggcaattccagcattatggatgtgacgtTAAAACTCTCAGAGAATGTGCTTGTTACCAACATACTGAACCCTTTGGTCATATTTTGAAATATCGGACtttgcacaagttttctattttaaaagggaAATGAACATGCCTTATGACAAGGTTTTATGAGACAACAAACTTTgaaggatttctgtgaattctAATGCACCAACCTAAAGCAATTAAATCCAACAAATGCAGAAAGGATGCCTcttcacaaaacataaaatggtTTTGGTAAAAACTATTCTTTGACATTTTCACTGAATTTTCTTTT includes the following:
- the gpx7 gene encoding glutathione peroxidase 7, yielding MEMIVRALIILTFSCLIEAKQKDFYTFKLVNSRGRLVSLEKYRGSVSLVVNVASECGFTDEHYRDLQQLQKDFGPFHFNVLAFPCNQFGQQEPGSDKEIDSYVRRVYGVSFPLFSKIAVTGTGANNAYKYLVDASGKEPTWNFWKYLIDTDGKVVDAWGHDVSVKEIRPRIADMVRMLIIKRKEEL